The genomic stretch ATTCGCTCCTTGTAGTCAGCAGGTCAttggaaagattttaaaaaatcattcatGGTTAAGGACCTAAGTTCTGCCTTCCTCTGAGAGTGAAAGcactatttaatttttcagggtCACCGGGTTTAATTTCAAAGATTAGCCACGTACAGTGGTATAAGAACGAAGGCAAACACTTTCTGgattgtttggatttttttttttaatacttgaaaCTTGGGAAACTTGTTGCATTTGTAACAGATGTGAgtgttttggtttaaaaacactgaacttGAGGATATTGTATCTTAAGggtttggagggtttttttaaaacaacaaacttTTAAGCTATTGCTTGTCTCCTGTTTCTGGCCGGTCAGTTCTGTCTCTCTCCTACAGCTTAAAGGAGAACTTGGGACGAACATTGCATTGGCCTTCAAGTGTTATTTCCAAGAGAGCTTTTGTGATAAATGACGGTTTCCCAATTAGTGTATTACTAATTTGACTTCGGAGTAGAAGTTTCCTTTAAAGGAAAGggttttccctgtttttcttgtGGAAGGCTGGTGTGCCCCTTACtctttgtgtttgggtttgttggggtttttttttgagaagcaaCCGAGCTGTTCAGTTGATTTATTTCCCACTTTGAAAACTCTCTCCCTTGTGCCTGTGACACAAAGTCCTGAACATTCAACAGTATTTCTCAAGCTTATTTCTTCTGGTACCTAGCGATTGACTTCACTGTAAGTACTTGTCACGTCCTTTCCTACTCTCCGATTATCTTTCCTGGGGGACATAGAGCAGCGTGTGAGCGCGTCCCTCCTGTAGGTTAAGAAAGCTCCTGTGAATTCCCAGGTGGGGTTGCTCCAGTCTTCCATCCCACGGGGTGCAGGGTCCCACAAGCAAAATGCACCCGCAAAATATCCTGGCTGATCTGAATTGAATGTCTGCATGGGGGCACCGGGGGAAGAAAGAGGCTCTGGCTGTGCCTCAACCCCCTGAATGGATGAAATAGGTTAATTGTAGGGGAAAAGCTGATATTGTGACTTGTTCTGaacaggttttttggtttggttttgttttgtttttttacaacCGATTCCCATATTGAAACCTACTCTCTGCCATCACCACTGTATTGAGAACACGCGTAAAGAACATGCTTTTAtatatacttatttttttaatgtttctagaACTCGTGCGCAGTGGTGAGTAGGAATAAATCGCCAACCTCTACAAAACGACTCACTCTCTCTGTCTGCAGCGGCGCTGAGCCCTGCCTGACCCCGCGCGCTCCCGCAGCCGGCCAGCTTTGCCTAAACCCTTGCTTGAGCCCTGGTGTAAGTAATAAATCCCCAAGCAGACGAGCTAAACCTTTGGTTCCTAACAGCAGCCACGTGTTCTCCGTGGCCGCTGTTCCTCGGCAAGGCATTAACCGGCAGTGCCAGCACTCGGTCCCCATCCTGGGCAAGCCGGCTTCTGCCAAGGAGCCAATTCCAGGCGATGGGAACGGGGCACACGTGTCCTCCCTCCTGGAAACTCGGTCTCGACGTAAACACCCGTGTGGCATTTTAACAAAGCCTGGGCTGAGCCCTGTGTCAGACTTTCCCTTCCCAACCTGCTCCCTCCCTTTCGAGTCCCTCCAGCCACAGAAACTCCGTGTGCTACAGCTGCCCTGGTGAAAAAGGAAACGACTGCAGCGCTGTCTGGATTTAAGGTCTGTTCTGGCCAGATAAATCTTCACCACAACAATGGGACCTTTGGCTTCAGCTCAGGGTAGAGTCCTCCAAGTACGCCTTATCTCCTGGCAAAGCTCTGGGGTCAGGCGTTGCAGCTCGTTAAGTTCTGCTTTCGTTTAATTACAAGCACGAGCTTCAGCAGCCTTCCCTGCTTgcctccccccttcctttttccacCTCTGTAGGAATATTTTTGTCCCGAGCCATGGCGCAGCCCCTGCGAGGGCAATTGGCCCCACGCGGCAGCAGGTTGGGGGGAAGATGGCTCTGCATAAGAGCGGCATCAAGCCTGGGCGATGATGCGACGCTCATCTGCGGCTTTGGGCCTTTTTGCCCCAAAAACAGGTGTCTGGGGCCATTGTGTGCTCCGACCCTGCCCCGTGGCAGCGCGGGGAGGCGAGCCAcggctaggaaaaaaaaaaaaaaaaaaccaaaacaaaaaaaaacaaacagggagGAGCAAGATAAAAGCAACaaacagagaggaggaaaaaggtcTGAGCCTCGCTGCTGGCGTGGGTGGGTGCGcgcagcctggcagggctggaaagACGGGGCTGGGTCATGGGGGACCCAGCAAAAGCTACCCTGGAaaccctccctgctcccttcccctgACATTTTTGTGGCGACCGGGCCCatggcagctccagcagccgTGGGGCCATGTCGCTGGCGCTGCGGCACGGCGctgccggccgccccgcggTGAGTCATAACTTCTGTGCCTCGCTGGGGAGGCAGCACAGGAATAGTTACACACCAGCCGCCTGCGACGCGGAGGGAGTGGCTGCCGAAATATTTCAGGGCTGCGCTAAGCAACTAAAAATACACGTCAAAccctcctccttctttttcctttttaaatgtgtttttcttttctttctatttttttttttttttttaaattcttggttttgcttgttGGAGGCCCCTGGGGGCAGCACGGCCCCTCGGGGCTTCCTCGGGGACCGGCACAGGTTTGGGGGCAGGCGCTGGCAGCCGGCGACTTCTTGTTTTCCCGGCTCagttcctctctccctctctgcgACGATGACTAAGAGGCGGCTTCCCCTGTGCGCCCGGTGCCCGCGGTGCAAATCCCGTGGCGGCAAACGTTTTCCTGCTCGTTCCCTTTTTGGGCGGCGGCTCGGCGtgccaggagggcagggggatgcaggtGCATCCACGGTAGCTCGTGGGCATCTCGGCATCTTGCTTTGGGTCCAGCCCGCGTCCTCGGTGGGAACTGTGGGTGTCGAGCGGTGGCACGGCACCTTGTCCCGGCTCCTGTCCGGAGTGGGATCAGGCAGCACCGGTGTAACGGAGCTGGTTGTGCGCAGGGAATGGCCCTGCCGGGGCCAGGGAAATGGGGAGAGCGGGAGCCGTGCGGGGACCCGCCGCGCTCGGAGGGGCGAGGGTGCTCCGGCAAACGCGGTCCCACTCGAGGCTCGTCACGCCTCGCCGAGGTCTGGCGGTGGCGTGGATTCATCAGAAATCCTCACCGCCTGCTCCAGGGTAAATATAGCCCGGCTGGCAGGTGGCAAGGCGCAGCGTGACTCAGTGGGCGCTtgcggggccgagccgggctCCGACGCCTCCGGGAACGGCAGCTTCGGCCCCCAGCCGAGGTGATGGTGGCACTGCCACCGGCTCTGTGGACGGGGATAGCCCCGCTCGTGCTCCCCACGGGTCTGCCCTCCCGGGAGGCGGAAGGGGCCACTGAATCATGACCCTCATTAAATGCTCATTAGGAAAATGAAGCTGCCGGCTTGCCGCAGGCATCGGGCTGCCACGGGCAAGACAACCTGCGGTGTCTCCGGTTTGGGGACAAGGGACACGTGGGACCAGCACCAGTGGTGACAGGCTGGGAGCatgtggcggggggggggacagggacacagcaGGACGAGACCTGGGGTGCTGCGACCCTCGGGGAGGGATGCcggggggggtgccggggttTTGCTGGCGGGTGCCGGTGGCCGGGCCCGGCTGGAGCACGGCTCGTGGCTCACATCCCTGGCCGCCGGCCAGCCGCTCTTCCAGGGAGGCCCCGGGGCCGGTTCGTTCCTCCCTGCAACTGATTAAAGCACCTACAGCCAAAGCTGGTTCTCATTTCGTCCCGCTGCAGCCCGCGTTGcgatgggggggagggaggcgggggtgcaggcagggtgcaggcagaaGCACATATGTGGATGCCCGCGGAGCGCACGCCGATGCCcgtggggtgcaggcagccgTGCCCATGGGCGCGTCCCCAGCCGGCGGGTCCCTGtgcggtgccggggcgggggggagctgccctccccagtccctgtgtccccccccccaccccggtccCTGTCCCTCGCCGGCCCGGTTTCGTCAGGACGGAAAGTCTGAACCTGCCGGTCCGGCCGCCGGCCGCACCCCTGATGACGGGTTTGCAGCGGAAACGCGGACGGCGGCTTCACCTGCGAGCTCCGTGCCGGCCCTGGGGACGCCGGCGCTGGCACCGCCGCTCCCACCGCCCTCCCTGGGCCAGGGATGGGAGGACCCCAGGCACGGGGCTCGGTCACGCTCTGGTTTATCTGAGGTTTAATCAACCGGGTTTATTTGGGATTTAATTAACTGCAGctgtggggggagggtgggtCCCCATTGGTCCCAGCCCCCCTTGTGCCTTGGTTTCCCCAGTGCCGGCACTGCGTGTCCCGGCTGGTGGTCACCCAGCCCTGGTTGTCACCCGTGTCCCCCCTGCAGCCAGGGCCGTGCCGTGGCCTGTGCCGCGCTGTCCCCACGCCCCGCGCCATGCCACGCCACGCCAGTCGGCTGCGGTCGGGCAGGCAGGACGGGCGCGCCGTGACAGGGCCTCCTCGCCGCCCTCGGCCACGCCGGGAGGGCAGAGGGCACGGGGGCCGGCGTGGCACCGGCACAGCTGGCACCGCGTCCCACTGGGCCCCCCGCGCTCCCCGGGGCCGACGTCGCTGATTTATCGCCCTCGTTAGCGTAGGCCCGGGACCATCTGGCTGCAATTAGGGGCAGCTCAGCGTCACCGCCGCGTCCCCACGGCCCCGCCGTGCTCCGGGCGAGCGATGCCGGGATCCCTGGGCCCACGCCGCGGGGGCCGCATCCTGCGGGCACGGGGGGTTATCATCGGCCATCGGCGCTGCCTTCCCCCCCGCGTGGCGGCTCCACGCGGGGACGGGTGACGTCAACCGCTGACGCCGATCCACCCCCTCAGCCGCCCGCGGGCTTGGCCGGCCGTGACGtgcgccaccgccgccgccaccgcttAACTCCTTCCCCGCTGCCGGTGGAGCGGGGGcaacggggctgggggggggccaGGGCCGGTTCACACCACGGCGCTGGGCCTGGCCGGCGCAGGCCGGAGCCGCCATGGCGCGACGCCACGGTGGTTGGCCGCCCCGCCATGCGCCGGCGCGCACCGGTGCTGGCCAAGCAAACCCCGCCGTCCCCGGTGCCAGCGGGGACGCACGGGCGGCAAGGAATCGGTGACGGGGGGCGTGACGACGGAGGCGCAGGGCGTGACGGCGGTGGCACCGGGCGTGACGACGGTGGCACCGGGCGTGACGACGGTTCCcgtcccaccggggcagggggcgggcgggcaggtCCCGGTGTGCCCGGGCACCCTCCGGTGCGGCCCCCGGCCCGCTTCAGCCCGCGCGGgtcccggcccggccgcccccgccgccttTATTCGCTCACGGCGCCCTTCGGCAGCCGCTGCCCGGTACCGGTACCggtgcccgccccgccccgcccctcccttTGTGCCCAtcagccccggcggggcgcgcgcgcgcgcggcgcGGGGGCCACGTGaccgcccctcccccccccccccgccctgacGTCAGCCCAGGGGCCCTCGCGCTGTTGTCCCGTTTACCCCCCGGTCGCCCCGGCGACGGCGCGGGCCAGGAGTGGGCGTGGCGccgccttcctccccccccctccccgccaccgccccgccccgccccgcggcggagGCCACGCCCCCCCATGCAAACGAAGGCGGGCGAGGACGTCATCTGCAGCCAATGGGGGCGCGGCGCGGTGAGGTCaccgcggcggcgccgccgaTTTaagggggcgcgggggccgcggcggcggcagacgcgtgtgtgcgcgcgcgcgaGAGCGGGGCCCGCGGCCGGTGCCACCGGCGCCtcccccgccctcccctcccccggcCCGAGCGCTTCGCCCCGCTCCCTTCTTCCcgccttccccccccgccccggccccgttCCCCCGCAGCCGGGCGGGGGAGGAGGATGGAAACACCCTTCTACCATGATGATGTGTTGAGCGGCCTCGGCAGCGGCTTCGCCCCGTCCTCCGGCAGCAGCgggctcctcctgcccttccccggCGGCAGCATGATGAAGAAGGACGCGCTCGGGATGGCGTTACCGGAGCAGGTGGCGGCGGCCCTGAAAGCGCCGGGCGCGGCGAGCGGCGAAGCGGCGGGGCTGCTGGGCTCGGCCGAGCTGGGCATGCTGAAGCTGGCGTCCCCCGAGCTGGAGCGGCtcatcatccagtccaacggGCTGGTGACCACCACGCCGACCAGCGGGCAGTTCCTCTACTCCAAAGCGGCCGCCTCCGAGGAGCAGGAGTTCGCCGAGGGTTTCGTTAAAGCGCTGGAGGACTTGCACAAGCAGAACCAGctgggcggcggcgcggcgggcggcggcggcggcgcgggaggaggcggcggcggaggaggaggaggcggcggcggaggcgcgGGCGagctgcccgccgccggcctGGCCCCGGAGCCGCCGGTGTACGCCAACCTCAGCAGCTACCCGGCCGTCAGCTACGCCGCCGACCCCGGCCCCTtcgcggcgccgccgccgcggctccccccgccgccgccgccgccgccgctaaAGGACGAACCTCAGATCGTCCCGGAGGTGCCGAGCTTCGGGGAGAGCCCGCCGCTCTCCCCCATCGACATGGACACGCAGGAGCGTATCAAGGCGGAACGAAAGCGGCTGAGGAACCGCATCGCCGCCTCCAAGTGCCGCAAGAGGAAGCTGGAGCGGATCTCCCGCCTGGAGGAGAAGGTGAAGAGCCTCAAGAGCCAGAACACGGAGCTGGCCTCCACCGCCAGCCTGCTCCGCGAGCAGGTCGCCCAGCTCAAGCAGAAAGTCCTCAGCCACGTCAACAGcggctgccagctcctgccgcagcaccagcaccaggtGCCGGCCTACTGAGCCCCGGGGACCAGCGGCCTGCCCCGGGCACGGACTTGACTTCGGGGGGacccccgccgccgggcagggggccccgcgggggtgggggagggagcGCAGGGCCCGCctcggggggccgggggggccgtggggccgccctcccgccccgcaAACGGACTGAgctcggcggcggggggcggcggaggggggggggggggggaagctcgGGGCGCTCCCGCCGGGACTGAcagaccccctccccagcgcccGAGACATTCCAGTCAGGCCCCAGTAAAACCCCGCCATCCCGAGACCCGCCTCCGGCTGTCTGCTGCGccgggggagcgcgggggggacggggcccGGCGCGGGCAGGAAGCGGCGCGGCCGGCTGCCatcttggggcgggggggggggggggagcggggacgggggctgaggggcgacggggggtgctgggggggagtttggggggtccccggggctggggggcactcGCACGCACACGCTCtaggggtccctggggggtgaggagggtgctggggggctccgggggtgtCGCGGGGGGGTCTCGCCGGGTGATCGTGGAGGGGTTGGGtgttggggaggggggctcCCTtaggctggggagggggtgttttggggtcactggggctccctgggggggggggtggccggggtcactgggggtcccttggggtgtgggggggggtccctgtgtgtgtgtggggggaccGGGCTGCTGGTCCCGGCTGTGGCTCTGTCCTGGCCCTTgtcctgccaggctgctggtggggaatggggggggggggtcaccaacacccccccaaaCACCGTGCTGGCCCCCGGGGTCACCCCACAGCACCTGGCTGGGCCCCACCGCGGTGGACGGCGAGGCTGGGCCTCCGTGGCTCCTCCCTGGGCTTCGGCAACTGGCCTTCGCTTCCCGGCAGCACCAtcgctgctcctcctcctcctcggtgTCCCCCACCTGCAAGGCCTGGTCCCGGCTCCATCCCATGGAGCAGCACCCAAGGGACCCACTTTCCCAAGAGCATTTGGGGACGGTGGCCCCGACGGCAGGAAGGTCAGCCCGGCTGCCATTGGGCTGCTCTGGCCTCTTCCAGCCGTGGCATGCCGAGCTGTGCCGTGCCAACGCCGAGAATGGCCTGGCACCcgagggctggcagggagcccgGCGCGCTGTGTCCCTGCCGTaggcggtggcggggggagcgTGGCCTCCCCGGGGACCCAGCGCGGTGCCAGGCCAGCTGCGGTTTGCCGGGAGGAAGCGGCCCCGTCCTGGCGTGGCCATGCTGCACCCCGGATGTGCCGCCTCGGCACGGAGACGGATGGGGCGTCCCCCGGTCCCCGCGGCGGAGCCAGTGCAGCCCCACGGTTGCCGCCAGCAGTGGGTGCGGTGTCGCTGTGTCCCCACATCCGTGTGCTCGGATCCCTTTGTCCCTGCATCCACAAGTCCTTGTGTCTCCGTGTCCCCAGGTCCCTTTGTCCCCAGGTCCCCACATCCCTACGTGCCCAGCTCCCTGTATCCTAACATCTCTGTGTCCCCAAGTCCCCACATTGCCATGTCCCCAGACCCCTTtgtccccacatccctgtgtccccacccaGACCCTTGCCCTCCCCGGGGTGATGCAAGCCAGGGCCGGCTCCCGGTGCCCGGGGTGGTCTCATGGTCCAGGGGGGCtcaggggaaactgaggcatggggtgggtggggaggatCCTCCCGGGGTCCTGGGGATGTGGCGTGGCCCCCGCATCCTCCGGGGCGGATAAAGGTGATGGCGTGGCCCAGGGTGTGcttgctgcaggtgctggggagccgggATGGGGGGCATGTGCGGGGCAggtggggtcctgggggcacTTGGGGTCTGTGCACCCTgcagcactggggcaggggggtgtctggggccttcccctgcccagccctgcagcactgggtgggggtcccgggggtaTGGGGTCCATGTGCTCTGGAGCAActgggcgctgggggggggtggtccaTGTGCCCCCCGCACTGGGGAGCACCGGGGGGGGCCCTGCCCACTGAGCCCAGCCCCGGGGATTGCAGCGGGGCTGgatccagccctgcctggggggaCCTGTGGCACGGGGGTGGGCTGCACCCACTCCCCGAGGGTCCCAGGATGGTCTCGCCGGGCTGGAGGCGAGCACCCTGCCCCTCCTGTGGCTGGCAGCACCATGGGGCAGGATGTGGCCCCGGTGCTGCCAAACCGTCCGGGCCAGCTGGCGCTCGCAGTGGTGTGGGTGATCCGGCAGCGCCTCAGCACTCTGGGGGCAAAGGGCCCCAGCACCCGGTGCTGCCGTGGGCTGTGCCGCACCGTGGTCTGCCGCCCTGGTTCCAGCCTgggcccccagcagcccccctgcaccctggggtgcctCGGATCGCCCGTCTCGGCCCTGGGCTCAGCACCATCCCGACATGGGGTGGCAGCAGGGTGGGAATGGCCCATCCCGGTGGGCCCAGCGgctgtggggacccccagcacccagccatgCCGCCCCCACGGATGCTGGCACTGGGTGCCGGCTCTGCCATGGGGCATTTTGCCCCGGTGTCCTCCGTGGGGCCGGGCTGGACCTGCTCCTCTTGTGTGAACAGGACTGTGGTGGATGAGGGCACTGCTGTTGCTGCCCGGCAAACGCTGCCGCATCCCACATGTCCATGGCGGAGCCCCCCATCATGGGCCGGCCTGGGGGTGTCCGGTGGGTGCCATGAAGGCCGGGCTGGCACGTGCCCCTGTGCCATGGCACATGCCCACGCTGCTCTGCTCATCCCCGTGGCACTGTGCCCATGCCACGACGGCTTGAGGCGCTCTTCCCGACCCTGGATTTCTGGGATCTGATATTGGCTAAACCCCAGTTCTCTGGTGCTCTGCGTATGGTGAAACCACCTGGAAAATGAGCACCGTGACACCGGGAGCCGGGACAGGCACCGCTGCCCTTCCCggggccctgcctgcccctgccaggGCCCTGCCGTGTCCGTGCTGACCAGCGCTCTCCTCCACGCTTTAGCTACAGGCCACGGCATCGATGCCAGCACCACAGGGCCTCTAGGCAGCTCGGGGACAGCTGTGTCACCGGCTCCATCCAGCACAGCCGCCAGCTCGGGGACACCCAACGTGTCCCCATCCGGCTCCAACTCGGGGACAGCCAATGCACCTCCATCcagcccggccgcggcggcgtCTCTGTCCAGCAAAGTGAGCGCAACGGCAGCTATCCCACGTCCTCCTGactcagccacagcagcacctcCATCCAGGACGCCAGGCTCAGTGGTGCCTACGACAGCTTTACCTGACACAGGTGCGACATCGGCTCCAGCAGCACCTACACCTTCATCTGACCCAGCCACGGCATCATCTCCCTCCGGGATAAGAGGCTCAGCAGCACCTACACCACCTCCGACATCTCCATCCGACAGGACCGTGGCACCGGCTCCGTCCCACCCAGCCATGCCCAGCCACAGGGCACCCATCCAGCTCGACGGCAGCGCCAGCCCCGTCCTCGCCCGGgcccccccatcccactcctgctcccagctcccgCTGTGAGCCCGGGGCCCAGCAGCACCTTGGCCACCAGCTCCAGAACGACACTGGCCGGCAGCACCGGCACCGCAGCCGGCAGCTCAGgtgagagctgggctggggcggggggaaccGTGCGGGCAAGGAGCCCCCCGGACCTGCCCGCAGCCATGGGCACGGCAGCAGCCCCCATTTCCCCCAGACGCCTCACCCGGGGGCTGTGCTcgcaggatggggcaggggggctcaGGGGTGCAGGTCCCCAGGTGAGCCCAGagcccccccgggggtccccatcCTCCTTGGGGGGCTGTTGAGAGCTCCCCCCTCTCTCCCGCAGCCCTTGTGTTGTGGGACCCCTGCCAGGGGGGGTGGGAGGGCCCCGGGCTGATCCCGGGTGGGTGGAGGTGACGCAGGAGCCGGTGCCAGGTCTGCGAGGGGTGGGAtggcagtggggggggggcagctggAGCCGGTCTTGAGCCCCCCCCTTGCCCCGAGAGCCACCGTGATGCTCGGAGGCTGGGCACGAGGCTGAGGCTCGGCGGTGCCGGGGGCCAGTAatggggagcagcccccccccgccaaacCCAACCCCAGCCTGGTCATCGTCATCTGCCTCTGCGTGCCGGCGGGGGGGCAGCGGTGCTGCTGGTGCGGCTGTGCCGGCGCGGGACCCCCCGATTCCACCGCCTGGACGAGGTGCCCGTGGTGtgtggggggccgggggggcagcggggctgggctgcaggtgccCACCCTGCGCTCTTCCCTACAGCAAGGTGACGGAGGGGTCCCCCGTCTCCCACTACCCACCCAGGCGACCCCCCCACGCTGCTGCCTTGGCTCTGGTTTCCCGTCTGCCGCGCACtctgcaccctgcctggggaAAAACCCCGGTCCCGGGGGAGGCCCCGGTTGCATTTTGGGGTCCCCCGCACCGGGCTGGAGGCCCCCAGGCTGGGCAGGGTGGGTGCGATGGTtgcacagggtgctgggggccgcgcagcccccccggcgGGGTGGGATGGGAGGGAGCGCGCGGCCAGGCACGCACGTCGCCTTCCTTCTGCTCCGCTGCACTTGGCCAGGGCCGCGGCACGCCGCGAGGACCGGGGCTCGCTGCGAAGACTGGGGTTCACCGCGAGGCCCGGGTGCCGGTAAGGGGCTGCGGGCGAaggcggggggctggcggcAGCGTGGGCCCTGGTGCTGGGGCTCGGTGTCCCCCGGGCTCGGGCTGAGGCTGCTCCCGGTGCCGGCCGCGGCgtggggggctcagccccgggggaCAGGGGGGTTCCACGGGTGCAACCCGCTGAGccgcccccggtgccccccggttCCCTGGGGACGGCGGGTGACGGGCGCTCGTGGTTGATCATTAACGTGGCGCCGGCGGGATCCCGGCTTGGCGGGTGCTGCAGGCGGGGGCCATCCCCGTGGCCTCGGGCCCACgtcccccggggtcccccgtCCTCACCCAGCCCTCGGGGGCACCGGAGCGGGAGGGGGGGGCTTGGCACCCGAGGCGGGGGCTGAGCCGGGGTAGCCGCCACGGCCGAGACCCGGCGCCGGTAAATCACGGGCGGGAGGAACCC from Pelecanus crispus isolate bPelCri1 chromosome 20, bPelCri1.pri, whole genome shotgun sequence encodes the following:
- the JUND gene encoding transcription factor JunD — its product is METPFYHDDVLSGLGSGFAPSSGSSGLLLPFPGGSMMKKDALGMALPEQVAAALKAPGAASGEAAGLLGSAELGMLKLASPELERLIIQSNGLVTTTPTSGQFLYSKAAASEEQEFAEGFVKALEDLHKQNQLGGGAAGGGGGAGGGGGGGGGGGGGGAGELPAAGLAPEPPVYANLSSYPAVSYAADPGPFAAPPPRLPPPPPPPPLKDEPQIVPEVPSFGESPPLSPIDMDTQERIKAERKRLRNRIAASKCRKRKLERISRLEEKVKSLKSQNTELASTASLLREQVAQLKQKVLSHVNSGCQLLPQHQHQVPAY